The following are encoded in a window of Nibricoccus aquaticus genomic DNA:
- a CDS encoding tRNA dihydrouridine synthase, with amino-acid sequence MPAALPAPIVPGQPLTALAPMQDVTDLAFMRVIAHYGAPDYFVTEFFRVHSQSRPEKHIIRSIDENQTGRPVFAQLIGENIHDLTRTTEELLRHPVAGIDLNLGCPAPKVYKKNVGGGLLREPAKIAEILTALRATVPGLFTVKMRIGFEDTRHFDEILSIVNDNNVDLLSVHGRTVKEMYRSDVHYDWIAHAVSRVRCPVLANGNVTSAVKAADVVATTKAAGVMIGRHAIRNPWIFRQCRERFSGQPISRITLSDVREYIERLFHATKHDGIPERAHVNKMKKYLNFVGQSVDATGAFLHDMRRTETPVELFAACDRHLLAEPAKEFPSEPYPGVIARPNCETPDSASNGCSLENVTA; translated from the coding sequence ATGCCCGCCGCCCTCCCAGCGCCCATCGTCCCAGGCCAGCCGCTCACCGCGCTCGCCCCGATGCAGGACGTCACCGACCTCGCCTTCATGCGCGTGATCGCCCACTACGGCGCGCCCGATTATTTCGTCACCGAGTTCTTCCGTGTCCACAGCCAGTCGCGCCCCGAAAAACACATCATCCGCTCCATCGACGAAAACCAGACCGGCCGCCCCGTCTTCGCCCAGCTCATCGGCGAAAACATCCACGACCTCACGCGCACCACCGAGGAACTTCTCCGTCACCCCGTCGCCGGCATCGACCTCAACCTCGGCTGTCCCGCGCCCAAGGTGTACAAAAAAAACGTCGGCGGCGGCCTCCTCCGCGAGCCCGCCAAAATCGCCGAAATACTCACTGCCCTCCGCGCCACCGTCCCCGGCCTCTTCACGGTCAAAATGCGCATCGGCTTCGAAGACACCCGCCACTTCGACGAAATCCTCTCCATCGTTAACGACAACAACGTCGACCTCCTCAGCGTCCACGGACGCACCGTGAAGGAAATGTACCGCAGCGACGTCCACTACGACTGGATCGCCCACGCCGTCTCGCGCGTCCGCTGCCCCGTCCTCGCCAACGGCAACGTCACCTCCGCCGTCAAGGCCGCCGACGTCGTCGCCACCACCAAAGCCGCCGGCGTCATGATCGGCCGCCACGCCATCCGCAATCCGTGGATCTTCCGCCAGTGCCGCGAACGTTTTTCCGGCCAGCCCATCTCCCGCATCACCTTGTCCGACGTCCGCGAATACATCGAGCGCCTCTTCCACGCCACCAAGCACGACGGCATCCCCGAGCGCGCTCACGTGAACAAGATGAAGAAGTACCTCAACTTCGTCGGCCAGAGCGTGGACGCCACCGGCGCCTTCCTCCACGACATGCGCCGCACCGAAACCCCAGTAGAACTCTTCGCCGCCTGCGACAGACACCTCCTCGCCGAGCCCGCGAAAGAGTTCCCCTCCGAGCCTTATCCAGGCGTCATCGCCCGCCCCAACTGCGAGACGCCCGACAGCGCGTCCAACGGCTGCTCTCTCGAAAACGTCACCGCCTGA
- a CDS encoding MYG1 family protein — MTPITSLLTHPGGAHKDEFLACSVLLALHPVPVIRREPTPADLADIATCVIDVGHSHDPARNNFDHHQLPKDHPPTCSLSLVLQHLGLYQDARQFCEWLEPAEWFDCRGPNDTARWLGIGRDTLAKLNSPIDITLLRRFAQTTRLEPGQPLWEMMRMIGEDLLTYVKSLRARLDVLAQTAVLWDLALPDGPAKILFLPRTDPLPDDPSQGLDRFIESRGLGATVIATVCPDRRSTGYGLSRHQDNPRLDFTRIAREADVHFAHARGFVAKTSATDIARLQQLLLRAGTPA; from the coding sequence ATGACGCCCATCACCAGCCTCCTCACGCATCCCGGCGGTGCCCACAAAGACGAGTTCCTCGCGTGCAGCGTGCTCCTCGCGCTCCACCCAGTGCCCGTGATCCGCCGCGAACCCACGCCCGCCGACCTCGCGGACATCGCGACCTGCGTGATCGACGTCGGTCACTCCCACGATCCCGCGCGCAACAACTTCGATCACCACCAGCTCCCCAAGGATCATCCGCCCACCTGCTCGCTGTCCTTGGTTCTTCAACACCTCGGCCTCTACCAAGACGCCCGCCAGTTCTGCGAATGGCTCGAGCCCGCCGAATGGTTCGACTGCCGCGGCCCCAACGACACTGCCCGCTGGCTCGGCATCGGCCGCGACACTCTTGCGAAACTCAACTCCCCCATCGACATCACGCTGCTGCGCCGCTTCGCGCAAACCACCCGCCTCGAACCCGGCCAGCCGCTCTGGGAAATGATGCGCATGATCGGCGAAGATTTGCTCACCTACGTGAAATCGCTCCGCGCCCGCCTCGACGTCCTCGCGCAAACCGCCGTGCTTTGGGATCTCGCGCTCCCCGACGGCCCCGCGAAAATCCTCTTCCTCCCCCGCACCGATCCGCTCCCCGACGATCCGTCGCAAGGCCTCGACCGCTTCATCGAAAGCCGCGGCCTCGGTGCCACCGTCATCGCCACCGTCTGCCCCGACCGCCGCAGCACCGGCTACGGACTCTCCCGCCATCAGGATAACCCGCGCCTCGACTTCACCCGCATCGCTCGCGAGGCCGATGTTCACTTCGCCCACGCGCGTGGCTTCGTCGCCAAAACCTCCGCGACCGACATCGCCCGCCTCCAGCAACTCCTCCTCCGCGCCGGCACACCTGCGTGA
- a CDS encoding iron-sulfur cluster assembly protein, with amino-acid sequence MPHTLSRNVPATVIPAGHPAELKAGDEVHIVQTLGGNVTVRTDNGLFRIAREHADAIAGFALVEEMGAVAAPVEFSEAAVWSALKTCFDPEIPINIVDLGLIYDLNIEKAPSGGNRVEVKMTLTAQGCGMGPVIAEDARQKIAALPKVEDAKVYIVWDPIWTPQMISPEGRIKLGIE; translated from the coding sequence ATGCCTCACACACTCTCTCGCAATGTTCCCGCCACAGTCATTCCCGCCGGGCATCCGGCTGAGCTGAAGGCCGGGGACGAGGTCCACATCGTGCAGACGCTCGGCGGCAATGTCACCGTGCGCACCGACAACGGGCTGTTTCGCATCGCGCGCGAACATGCAGACGCGATCGCGGGTTTCGCACTCGTTGAAGAAATGGGGGCGGTGGCTGCTCCGGTGGAGTTTAGCGAGGCGGCGGTATGGAGTGCGTTGAAGACGTGTTTCGATCCGGAGATACCGATCAACATCGTCGATCTCGGACTCATCTATGACCTCAATATCGAGAAGGCCCCAAGCGGCGGAAATCGTGTGGAGGTGAAGATGACGCTCACGGCGCAAGGCTGCGGCATGGGGCCGGTGATCGCGGAGGATGCGCGGCAGAAGATCGCGGCGCTTCCGAAGGTCGAGGACGCGAAGGTTTATATCGTGTGGGATCCGATCTGGACGCCGCAGATGATTTCGCCGGAGGGGCGGATCAAGCTCGGGATCGAGTGA
- the tsaA gene encoding tRNA (N6-threonylcarbamoyladenosine(37)-N6)-methyltransferase TrmO, with protein MNSLTLQPIGFIRTEKQVKFQAKHQPAEADAESNILELLPDLGYENALRDLEGFSRIWLVWWFHRNDTWRPQVLPPRGPSQRRGLFATRSPHRPNPLGITPVQLLRVEKLRLFLGACDLVDGTPIFDIKPYVPAYDSFPDATNGWIGEVDALLAAPPAYSIAFAPLAETQAAWLLDTWQIDFRDRLRELLSRDPTPHRTRRITKRGASQFEIGCGAWRAIFSVRDKTVTIDSLEPGYPPRFLQDPARAGMPDQAAQLAFYERWPEQPQ; from the coding sequence GTGAACTCGCTCACCCTCCAGCCCATCGGCTTCATCCGCACCGAAAAGCAGGTGAAGTTTCAAGCGAAGCACCAGCCCGCCGAAGCCGACGCCGAGAGCAACATCCTCGAGCTGTTGCCAGATCTCGGATACGAAAACGCCCTGCGCGACCTCGAGGGCTTTTCCCGCATCTGGCTCGTCTGGTGGTTTCACCGCAACGACACCTGGCGCCCGCAAGTCCTCCCGCCTCGCGGCCCTTCGCAACGCCGCGGCCTCTTCGCCACGCGCTCTCCACACCGCCCCAATCCTCTCGGCATCACGCCCGTTCAGCTCCTGCGCGTGGAAAAACTCCGCCTCTTCCTCGGCGCATGCGACCTCGTGGACGGCACGCCCATCTTCGACATCAAACCCTACGTCCCCGCCTACGATTCCTTCCCCGACGCCACCAACGGCTGGATCGGCGAAGTCGACGCCCTCCTCGCAGCACCGCCCGCATACTCCATCGCCTTCGCTCCGCTCGCCGAAACTCAAGCCGCCTGGCTGCTCGACACCTGGCAGATCGATTTCCGCGACCGCCTCCGCGAACTCCTCTCGCGCGATCCCACGCCGCACCGCACCCGCCGCATCACCAAACGCGGCGCATCCCAATTCGAAATCGGCTGCGGCGCCTGGCGCGCGATCTTCTCCGTCCGCGATAAAACCGTGACCATCGACTCCCTCGAACCCGGCTACCCGCCGCGCTTCCTCCAAGATCCTGCCCGCGCCGGCATGCCCGACCAAGCAGCTCAACTCGCCTTCTACGAACGCTGGCCCGAACAGCCTCAATAA
- a CDS encoding glycoside hydrolase family 88 protein: MRAAEADLAEVAREQFAFATKQYAGMLTRMEGDATRQPRTFEKGVFKAVPARDWTSGFFPGSLWLIYEQTGDAAMKSAAEDFTKRVESIQFFKDHHDVGFMLGCSYGEGLRITGDAAYRAVLVQGARSLSTRYKAPPGLIRSWDAKEWTYPVIVDNMMNLELLWFAHKQTGEAAFREIAINHADNTLANHFRENGSSFHLVDYDPETGSVLKRQTVQGAADDSAWARGQGWGLHGYATMARLTGEARYLEQARKIAAFILSHPRLPEDGVPYWDFDAPGIPDAPRDASAGALMACGFLELADQVPAEEAVKYRAMAEKQLRSLASPAYRAKLGENGSFLLMHCVGHNPAGTEVDVPLNYADYYFLKALSRYRRPAVKAAGSY, encoded by the coding sequence GTGCGTGCGGCTGAGGCGGATCTGGCGGAGGTGGCGCGGGAGCAGTTCGCTTTCGCGACGAAGCAGTATGCGGGGATGCTCACGCGCATGGAGGGCGACGCGACGCGTCAGCCGAGGACGTTTGAAAAGGGAGTTTTCAAGGCGGTGCCGGCGCGCGATTGGACGTCGGGATTTTTTCCCGGCTCGCTGTGGCTGATCTATGAGCAGACGGGCGACGCGGCGATGAAGAGCGCGGCGGAGGATTTCACGAAGCGGGTGGAGTCGATTCAGTTTTTCAAAGATCACCACGATGTCGGCTTCATGCTCGGGTGCAGTTATGGCGAAGGGCTGCGCATCACCGGCGATGCGGCGTATCGCGCGGTGCTGGTGCAGGGGGCGCGGAGTCTTTCGACGCGCTACAAGGCGCCGCCGGGGCTGATCCGTTCGTGGGACGCGAAGGAGTGGACGTATCCGGTGATCGTGGACAACATGATGAACCTGGAGCTGCTGTGGTTCGCGCACAAGCAGACGGGCGAAGCGGCGTTTCGGGAGATCGCGATCAACCATGCGGACAACACGCTCGCGAATCACTTTCGGGAGAATGGCAGCAGTTTTCATCTCGTGGATTATGATCCGGAAACGGGTTCGGTGTTGAAGAGGCAGACGGTGCAAGGAGCAGCCGACGACTCCGCTTGGGCGCGCGGGCAGGGCTGGGGATTGCACGGCTATGCGACGATGGCGCGGCTGACGGGTGAGGCGCGTTATCTGGAGCAGGCGCGGAAGATCGCGGCGTTTATCCTGAGTCATCCGCGTCTGCCGGAAGACGGCGTGCCGTATTGGGATTTCGATGCGCCGGGTATTCCTGATGCGCCGCGCGATGCTTCGGCGGGTGCGTTGATGGCGTGCGGATTTCTTGAGCTGGCCGATCAAGTGCCGGCGGAAGAAGCGGTGAAGTATCGTGCGATGGCGGAGAAGCAGCTGCGTTCGCTGGCGAGTCCGGCGTACCGCGCGAAGCTGGGGGAGAACGGGAGCTTCCTCCTCATGCATTGCGTGGGTCATAATCCAGCAGGGACGGAGGTTGATGTGCCGCTTAACTATGCGGACTATTATTTTCTCAAGGCGCTGTCGCGGTATCGGAGGCCGGCGGTGAAGGCGGCGGGGAGTTATTGA
- a CDS encoding bifunctional nuclease family protein encodes MQKDVVEVSVKGVMPTANGCAVFLGNDDKTFVIYVDHSVGNAIQMTINGVKKDRPLTHDLIGHILLGLGAKLDYVLINDVKDGTFFARILLRMENELGKKIIEIDSRPSDSTVLALQQKRPIFASRKVFDAVEDMTEILERVLQQQAQESGTISDDDDDSDDDEDDDDLTDNADEATDDDSDEDEDDEKKK; translated from the coding sequence ATGCAAAAAGACGTCGTCGAAGTTTCCGTCAAAGGCGTGATGCCCACGGCCAACGGCTGCGCCGTATTCCTCGGCAACGATGACAAAACCTTCGTCATCTACGTCGATCACTCCGTCGGTAACGCCATCCAGATGACGATTAACGGCGTCAAAAAAGACCGCCCCCTCACCCACGATCTCATCGGCCACATCCTGCTCGGCCTCGGCGCCAAGCTCGACTACGTCCTCATCAACGACGTCAAAGACGGCACCTTCTTCGCCCGCATTCTCCTCCGCATGGAAAATGAGCTGGGCAAAAAAATCATCGAGATCGACTCCCGCCCGAGCGACTCGACCGTCCTCGCCCTCCAGCAAAAACGCCCGATCTTCGCCTCCCGCAAAGTCTTCGACGCCGTCGAAGACATGACCGAAATCCTCGAACGCGTCCTCCAGCAACAAGCCCAGGAATCCGGCACCATCTCGGACGACGATGACGACTCCGACGACGATGAGGATGACGACGATCTCACCGACAACGCCGACGAAGCCACCGACGACGACAGCGACGAAGACGAGGACGACGAAAAGAAAAAGTAA
- a CDS encoding creatininase family protein encodes MSTTWLAAADPATAWAHRPWTDFAHAPDRERTLAILPVYGFADHGLGLPLDAEEIAGSALLASASSLAANAAIPLRILPPLRFSLAPYPSTFFGIDPETAHDHLREIAASVRAAGLTKLVFFVTSPWHEEFIDAASRDTRVDLGLQTFVINLSGLALDFHPASDRRAHLQAIVAQLLGTAPAASSLPADIADATFRPGNFRQPSPLSPDTSLDGTALLQSAAQHLARLLAEIDARASLGRTDHRSPTSLPPTPPSPTLSSSPTLSSSANSALFPAAYRSRYLPAFTRDALDSLPDKARTLVIIPTGAIEQHGHHLPVGVDAILGQAWLAHTLPKLPATARVLVAPPITFGKSNEHTGFPGTVTVSAKTLRRLLLALATQLHALGFRHLALLNTHGGNSAVLVYTLREIQTTLGLRAGMLNFPFKPETSRQEAEYGFHGGEWETSLMLGCAPELVHMDKSLCEYPARLDDPGELRPENAPAIFSWVTSDISKTGVMGDAPAATREKGLHWLAAASTALARRIEELLP; translated from the coding sequence ATGAGCACCACCTGGCTCGCCGCCGCCGATCCCGCCACCGCCTGGGCCCACCGCCCCTGGACCGACTTCGCCCACGCTCCCGACCGCGAACGCACCCTCGCCATCCTCCCGGTGTACGGCTTCGCCGACCACGGCCTCGGCCTCCCCCTCGACGCCGAAGAAATCGCCGGCTCCGCCCTCCTCGCCTCCGCCTCCTCGCTCGCGGCCAACGCCGCCATCCCGCTCCGCATCCTCCCGCCGCTCCGCTTCTCCCTCGCTCCCTATCCTTCCACCTTCTTCGGCATCGACCCCGAAACCGCTCACGATCATCTCCGCGAAATCGCCGCCTCCGTCCGCGCCGCCGGCCTCACCAAACTCGTCTTCTTTGTCACCAGCCCCTGGCACGAAGAATTCATCGACGCCGCCTCCCGCGACACCCGCGTCGATCTCGGCCTCCAGACCTTCGTCATCAACCTCAGCGGCCTCGCCCTCGATTTCCACCCAGCTAGCGACCGCCGCGCCCACCTCCAGGCCATCGTCGCTCAACTCCTCGGCACCGCCCCCGCCGCCTCATCCCTCCCCGCCGACATCGCCGACGCCACCTTCCGCCCCGGCAACTTCCGCCAGCCGTCTCCACTTTCCCCCGACACGTCCCTCGACGGCACCGCCCTCCTCCAATCCGCCGCGCAACACCTCGCCCGTCTCCTCGCCGAAATCGACGCCCGCGCCTCCCTCGGCCGCACCGACCACCGTTCGCCTACCTCGCTTCCGCCCACACCCCCCAGTCCGACCTTATCCTCCAGTCCGACCTTATCGTCCTCCGCAAACTCCGCCCTCTTCCCCGCCGCCTATCGCTCGCGCTACCTCCCCGCATTCACCCGCGACGCCCTCGATTCCCTGCCCGACAAAGCCCGCACCCTCGTCATCATCCCCACCGGTGCCATCGAGCAACACGGCCACCACCTCCCCGTCGGTGTCGACGCCATCCTCGGCCAGGCTTGGCTCGCCCACACGCTCCCCAAACTCCCCGCCACCGCCCGCGTCCTCGTCGCCCCTCCGATCACCTTCGGCAAAAGCAACGAACACACCGGCTTCCCCGGCACCGTCACCGTATCCGCCAAAACCCTTCGCCGCCTCCTCCTCGCGCTAGCCACGCAACTTCACGCCCTCGGCTTCCGCCACCTCGCCCTCCTCAACACCCACGGCGGCAACAGCGCCGTCCTCGTCTACACCCTCCGCGAGATCCAGACCACCCTCGGCCTCCGCGCCGGCATGTTGAATTTCCCCTTCAAGCCCGAAACCTCCCGCCAGGAAGCCGAGTACGGTTTCCACGGCGGCGAATGGGAAACCTCCCTCATGCTCGGCTGCGCCCCCGAGCTCGTCCACATGGACAAATCCCTCTGCGAATACCCCGCCCGGCTAGACGACCCCGGCGAACTCCGCCCCGAAAACGCCCCCGCCATCTTCTCCTGGGTCACCTCCGACATCTCGAAAACCGGCGTCATGGGCGACGCCCCCGCCGCCACTCGCGAAAAAGGCCTCCACTGGCTCGCCGCCGCCTCGACCGCTCTCGCCCGTCGCATCGAAGAGCTCCTCCCGTAG
- a CDS encoding WD40 repeat domain-containing serine/threonine-protein kinase, producing the protein MALQPHMTKTERTCPRCGLVFASEKLDGLCPACLLGSLFDDNSTDDSKAFWEDDAEAAEPAPNSTPPAPVRRFSHFELLEELGRGGMGIVYRARDIGTGRIIALKVLQAHHLEVPDLVTRFRSEVRAVTSLDHPHVLPVHEVGEYEGIPFFSMKLTTGGSLAQRVGDFLGRPTEIARLLAKVARGVAHAHERGILHRDLKPGNILLDSAGEPFVCDFGLAKWIEDDRNLTITSAVLGTPHYIAPEQASGQKGLTTAADIYSLGAIIYELLTARPPFVGQSIIETLRLASENTPERPSSLAQNIPRDLETICLKCLEREPASRYPSATALAIDLENWLEGRPILARPVGAAEQLWRWARRNPLPAALIASVAMLLVATAVVATVSAVRIEKARDQAVTAEAIAREKLYESLLAQARASLLTGQAGHSLDALKALREAARIHDNLDLRNLAVRALSFTDIEAERADIPIGPSSRPPRSFDSRLEHIAEESGRGALRILRLADGATTARLEIPDSGLQTLDLIAFSPDDRHLIARQPDGRLLLWDVAAQKLLRTYAGAPVEKAPWYARNFAFTADSSILAISRAEGGIAVYPADSDKPATLIPVTGAIRALAFSPDGSRLAVAEYGRPRLQIWDLSAPRLALELDLASPAYSLDWHPNGRELVAGCFDSNLYLLDARNGQRKGTFSGHLQEITQVLFSPSGDRLVSTGLDKTIRLWSLGSLMQEVVLPSYGSEPALRFSRDGTRLAATSASSTAHLFKIHDASAVCRILVNGRLGRPTLVGCLSFSPDGTRIASATYEGIDLWDTREGRLAGTYSISPDSEKSVRFLDDSSTLLVGSRKNGLRQYSISGSTHEPRLTPGEILDEETDFIFSNTPPGDRNLLPLTSSKKGVARVFDLQARHDLLRIDNVPEIWDLSISPDQKTIALSFSGQAPGESGHTQIWNMADRRKLTTLPGGQNGTARFSPDGTWIKASGRGPASGVWKTSDWTRDNVLDFNANNIVFHTGDNAWIAGASSETVIVWNRDGTGKYTLEPPLNKTRYTLLGFRLSAGPGGHFLAALSSNNTLLLWNLHELDERLRQYGLLAPKSLQHQPTTQPQLEIR; encoded by the coding sequence TTGGCCCTCCAGCCCCACATGACGAAGACCGAGCGTACCTGTCCACGCTGTGGACTCGTCTTCGCCTCCGAAAAACTCGACGGCCTCTGCCCCGCCTGCCTGCTCGGCTCTCTCTTCGACGACAACTCCACCGACGACTCCAAGGCCTTCTGGGAAGACGACGCCGAGGCCGCCGAGCCCGCACCCAACTCCACGCCGCCCGCGCCCGTCCGCCGCTTCTCTCACTTCGAACTCCTCGAAGAACTCGGCCGCGGCGGCATGGGCATCGTTTACCGCGCCCGCGACATCGGCACCGGTCGCATCATCGCCCTGAAAGTCCTCCAGGCCCACCACCTCGAAGTCCCCGACCTCGTCACCCGCTTCCGCTCCGAAGTCCGCGCCGTCACCAGCCTCGATCACCCCCACGTCCTCCCCGTGCATGAGGTCGGTGAATACGAAGGCATCCCGTTTTTCAGCATGAAGCTGACCACCGGCGGCAGCCTCGCCCAGCGCGTCGGCGACTTCCTCGGCCGCCCCACCGAGATCGCCCGCCTCCTCGCCAAAGTCGCGCGCGGCGTCGCCCACGCCCACGAACGCGGCATCCTCCACCGTGATCTCAAACCGGGAAACATCCTCCTCGATTCCGCCGGTGAACCGTTTGTTTGCGACTTCGGTCTCGCGAAATGGATCGAGGACGACCGCAACCTCACCATCACCAGCGCCGTCCTCGGCACGCCCCACTATATCGCGCCCGAGCAAGCCAGCGGCCAAAAAGGCCTCACCACCGCCGCCGACATATACAGCCTCGGCGCCATCATCTACGAACTGCTGACCGCCCGCCCGCCCTTCGTCGGCCAGTCGATCATCGAGACCCTCCGCCTCGCATCCGAAAACACCCCCGAGCGTCCCTCCTCCCTCGCGCAAAACATTCCGCGCGATCTCGAAACCATCTGCCTCAAGTGCCTTGAACGTGAACCCGCCTCGCGCTACCCGTCCGCCACCGCGCTCGCGATCGATCTGGAAAACTGGCTCGAAGGCCGCCCCATTCTCGCCCGCCCCGTCGGCGCCGCCGAGCAACTCTGGCGCTGGGCCCGCCGCAACCCCCTCCCCGCCGCCCTCATCGCCTCCGTCGCGATGCTCCTCGTCGCCACCGCCGTCGTCGCCACCGTATCCGCTGTGCGGATAGAAAAGGCCCGCGACCAAGCCGTCACCGCCGAAGCCATCGCCCGCGAGAAACTCTACGAATCGCTACTCGCCCAAGCCCGCGCCTCTCTGCTCACCGGCCAGGCCGGCCACAGCCTCGACGCGCTTAAAGCCCTCCGCGAAGCCGCCCGGATTCACGACAACCTCGACCTTCGCAACCTCGCCGTCCGCGCCCTCTCGTTCACCGACATCGAAGCCGAACGCGCTGACATCCCCATCGGCCCGAGCAGCCGCCCCCCACGCTCCTTCGATTCACGCCTCGAACACATCGCCGAGGAATCCGGCCGTGGGGCGCTGCGTATTCTTCGCCTCGCCGACGGTGCCACCACTGCTCGCCTCGAAATCCCCGACTCCGGCCTCCAGACACTCGACCTCATTGCATTTTCGCCCGACGACCGCCACCTCATCGCCCGCCAGCCCGATGGTCGCCTCCTGCTTTGGGACGTTGCCGCTCAGAAACTCCTTCGCACCTACGCCGGTGCGCCCGTCGAAAAAGCCCCTTGGTACGCCCGTAATTTCGCCTTCACCGCCGACTCCTCGATCCTCGCCATCTCCCGTGCCGAAGGCGGCATCGCCGTGTACCCGGCCGATTCCGATAAACCCGCCACCCTCATCCCTGTCACCGGTGCCATCCGCGCTCTCGCATTTTCCCCCGACGGCTCGCGCCTCGCCGTCGCCGAATACGGCCGCCCACGTCTTCAAATCTGGGATCTGTCCGCGCCCCGACTCGCTCTCGAACTTGATCTCGCATCTCCCGCGTACTCCCTCGACTGGCATCCCAACGGACGCGAACTCGTCGCCGGCTGTTTCGACTCCAACCTCTACCTCCTGGACGCCCGCAACGGTCAGCGGAAAGGCACATTCTCCGGCCACCTTCAGGAAATCACTCAAGTCCTCTTCTCCCCCAGCGGCGACCGGCTCGTCTCCACTGGACTCGATAAAACCATCCGCCTCTGGTCCCTCGGCTCCCTCATGCAGGAGGTCGTCCTGCCCAGCTACGGCAGCGAACCCGCGCTACGCTTTTCCCGTGACGGCACCCGCCTCGCCGCCACCTCCGCCTCATCGACCGCCCACCTCTTCAAAATCCACGACGCCTCCGCCGTCTGCCGCATTCTCGTTAACGGACGCCTCGGACGCCCCACCCTCGTCGGCTGCCTTTCGTTCTCTCCCGACGGCACACGCATCGCCTCCGCCACCTACGAAGGCATCGATCTATGGGACACCCGCGAAGGTCGTCTGGCTGGCACCTATTCAATCTCCCCAGACAGCGAAAAATCCGTCCGCTTCCTCGACGACTCCAGCACTCTTCTCGTCGGCTCCCGAAAAAACGGTCTTCGCCAATACTCCATCTCCGGATCAACTCACGAACCCCGGCTCACCCCCGGCGAAATCCTCGACGAAGAAACCGACTTCATCTTCAGCAACACCCCGCCCGGTGATCGCAATCTGCTCCCGCTCACTTCCAGCAAGAAAGGCGTCGCCCGTGTATTCGATCTTCAGGCACGCCACGATCTGCTCCGCATCGATAACGTCCCCGAAATCTGGGATCTCTCCATTAGTCCCGATCAGAAAACCATCGCCCTCTCGTTTTCCGGCCAGGCCCCGGGCGAATCTGGCCACACACAGATCTGGAACATGGCTGATCGTCGGAAACTCACCACTCTACCCGGAGGTCAGAATGGCACCGCACGTTTCAGCCCCGATGGAACGTGGATCAAAGCATCCGGCCGCGGGCCCGCATCAGGCGTATGGAAAACCTCCGATTGGACTCGCGACAACGTGCTGGATTTCAATGCCAACAATATCGTCTTTCATACTGGCGACAATGCATGGATTGCCGGGGCTAGCTCCGAAACGGTCATCGTTTGGAATCGCGACGGCACAGGAAAATACACACTGGAACCTCCTCTGAATAAAACCCGCTATACGCTTTTAGGCTTTCGCCTTTCTGCCGGTCCCGGCGGTCATTTTCTGGCGGCCTTGAGCTCAAACAACACACTTCTCCTCTGGAATCTCCACGAACTCGATGAACGCTTGCGTCAATATGGACTACTAGCGCCCAAAAGTCTCCAGCACCAACCAACAACTCAGCCGCAACTCGAAATCCGGTAG